A single window of Hypanus sabinus isolate sHypSab1 chromosome 31 unlocalized genomic scaffold, sHypSab1.hap1 SUPER_31_unloc_3, whole genome shotgun sequence DNA harbors:
- the LOC132385556 gene encoding zinc finger protein 229-like, translating into MMFSCSECGKGFTHSSDLLAHQLVHTGERPFTCSDCGKGFSRLSNLLVHQRIHTGERPFTCSLCGKGFSQLSNLLVHQRVHTGERPFTCSECGKGFSQLSNLLVHQRIHTGERPFTCSDCGKRFSRSSDLKQHQQVHTGERPFTCKDCGKGFSRLSNLLAHQHVHTAERPFTCSDCGKGFSHSTYLKRHQRIHTGERPFTCSECGKGFSQLSNLLAHQRVHTGQRPFTCSECGKGFSHSSYLKKHQRVHTGERPFTCSDCGKGFSQSSQLKIHQRVHTGERPFTCSDCGKGFTRSSDLLAHLRVHTGERPFTCSDCGKGFSQLSNLLAHQHVHTGQRPFTCLDCGKGFSHSAHLKRHQRIHTGERPFTCSHCGKGFSQSCNLVSHYQVHTGERPFTCSECGKGFCNSSYLKKHQRVHTGEKPFTCSHCGKGFTQLSNLLAHQRVHTGEKPFTCSECGKGFNHSASLQKHYGVHNGGKV; encoded by the coding sequence ATGATGTtctcctgctcagaatgtgggaagggattcactcactcatctgACCTGTTGGCTCACCAGTTAGTTCACacgggggagaggccgttcacctgctcagactgtgggaaggggttcagtcgGTTATCTAATTTATTGGTGCACcaacgaattcacactggggagaggccgttcacctgttcactctgtgggaaggggttcagtcAGTTATCTAATTTACTGgtgcaccagcgagttcacactggggaaaggccattcacctgctctgaatgtgggaaggggttcagtcAGTTATCTAATTTATTGGTGCACcaacgaattcacactggggagaggccgttcacctgctcggactgcgggAAGAGGTTCAGTCGATCGTCAGACCTGAAgcaacaccagcaagttcacaccggggagaggccgttcacctgcaaagactgtgggaagggattcagtcggttaTCTAATTTGCTGGCGCACCAGCACGTTCACACtgcagagaggccattcacctgctcggactgtgggaagggcttCAGTCACTCGACCTACCTGAAgcgacaccagcgaattcacacgggggagaggcccttcacctgctctgaatgtgggaaggggttcagtcAGTTATCTAATTTACTGGCGcaccagcgtgttcacaccgggcagaggccattcacctgctcagaatgtgggaagggattcagtcactcATCTTACTTGaagaaacaccagcgagttcacactggggagaggccgtttacctgctcagactgcgggaaagGGTTcagtcagtcatctcaactgaagatacaccaacgagttcacacgggggagaggccgtttacctgctcagactgcgggaaggggttcactcgatcatctgacctATTGGCACACTTGagggttcacacaggggagaggccgttcacctgctcagactgcgggaaggggtTCAGTCAGTTATCTAATTTACTGGCGCACCAGcacgttcacactgggcagaggccattcacttgcttggactgtgggaagggcttCAGTCACTCAGCCCACCTGAAgcgacaccagcgaattcacactggggagaggccgttcacctgctcacatTGTGGAAAGGGATTCTCTCAGTCGTGCAACCTTGTGTCGCACtaccaagttcacactggggagcggccgttcacctgctctgaatgtgggaagggattctgcAACTCATCTTACCTAaagaaacaccagcgagttcacactggggagaaacctttcacctgctcacattgtgggaagggattcactcagttatctaacttgttggcacaccagcgagttcacactggggagaaaccattcacctgctcagagtgtgggaaggggttcaatCATTCAGCCAGCCTCCAGAAGCACTATGGAGTTCACAATGGGGGAAAAGTTTAA